A single window of Maylandia zebra isolate NMK-2024a linkage group LG2, Mzebra_GT3a, whole genome shotgun sequence DNA harbors:
- the gabrp gene encoding gamma-aminobutyric acid receptor subunit pi — protein sequence MSANLLLIILLTFTQGSCAFHSNHWGEWNDSQLLPTIQKLMKGYNRYLRPNFNEGPVEIGMSLDIASIDAISEINMDYTATIFLRQRWRDARLMFPGNESVSVDGRLVSLLWIPDTFIPDSKRSFLHDVTVENRLIRIFSNGTVLYALRITATIACNMDLTKYPMDRQVCTLQLESWGYNLQDVVFYWTRGNDSVKGLNTLRLAQYSVESYYTSVSEAVYETGNYPKLVLHFALRRNVLFFILETYVPSILLVVLSWVSFWISQSSVPARTCIGVTTVLTMTTLMMGARTSLPNANCFIKAIDVYLGICFTFIFGALLEYACAHFYTMQHQTIEDLYRDLLRELSESNGNGSIPIVNSSQPNQSVEIGSTAEDSTEQSANSDTKNHTETKEKAPNQGCGLSSVRDASRKAASVFIVENPHNIDRYARTVFPTAFLFVNILYWLYYLFL from the exons ATGTCTGCCAACCTGTTACTCATCATCCTCCTGACCTTTACGCAGGG GAGCTGTGCATTCCATAGCAACCACTGGGGTGAATGGAACGACTCCCAGCTTCTGCCAACAATACAAAAGCTCATGAAAGGCTATAACCGCTACCTCAGACCTAATTTCAATG AGGGCCCAGTGGAAATTGGAATGAGCCTTGATATCGCCAGCATTGATGCCATCTCTGAAATCAATATG GACTACACAGCGACAATCTTCCTCCGTCAGCGCTGGCGTGATGCTAGGCTGATGTTCCCCGGTAATGAGAGCGTGAGCGTGGACGGTCGCCTGGTGTCACTGCTCTGGATCCCTGACACTTTCATCCCAGACTCCAAGCGCTCCTTCCTGCACGATGTCACCGTGGAAAATCGCCTCATACGCATCTTCAGCAACGGAACTGTTCTCTATGCTCTTCG CATCACGGCTACGATCGCCTGCAACATGGATCTGACTAAGTACCCTATGGATAGACAGGTGTGCACCCTTCAGCTGGAGAGCT GGGGGTATAACCTACAGGATGTGGTGTTCTACTGGACCAGAGGAAATGATTCAGTGAAGGGTTTGAACACACTGAGGCTGGCACAGTATAGTGTGGAGAGCTACTACACATCAGTGTCAGAGGCTGTGTACGAAACAG GAAATTACCCCAAGCTGGTGCTGCATTTTGCACTGCGCAGAAATGTGCTCTTCTTCATCTTGGAGACGTATGTTCCCTCCATTCTGTTGGTGGTTCTGTCCTGGGTCTCTTTCTGGATCAGCCAGTCCTCTGTGCCAGCTAGGACCTGCATTG GAGTGACAACAGTGCTGACGATGACAACTCTGATGATGGGTGCCCGCACTTCCCTGCCCAATGCCAACTGTTTTATAAAGGCCATAGATGTTTATTTGGGCATCTGTTTCACCTTCATTTTTGGCGCACTGTTGGAGTATGCCTGCGCTCATTTTTACACCATGCAGCACCAGACCATTGAGGATTTATATCGG GACCTTCTGAGGGAGCTCAGCGAGTCTAATGGAAATGGCTCTATCCCCATCGTCAACTCCAGCCAGCCAAATCAGTCCGTGGAGATCGGCTCCACCGCAGAGGACTCCACGGAGCAGTCAGCGAACAGCGACACCAAGaaccacacagaaacaaaagagaAGGCGCCAAATCAGGGCTGCGGCTTGTCGTCAGTGAGAGACGCATCACGTAAGGCGGCATCTGTCTTCATTGTGGAAAATCCACACAACATTGATCGCTATGCCCGCACAGTTTTCCCCACAGCATTCCTCTTTGTCAATATCCTGTACTGGCTTTATTATCTCTTTCTGTAA